Below is a genomic region from Micropterus dolomieu isolate WLL.071019.BEF.003 ecotype Adirondacks linkage group LG08, ASM2129224v1, whole genome shotgun sequence.
ctgcagtcTCCGGTACTACATACTACTCGTACAGCTGTGCATATTGGCCTCACGGACGACGTGCTAGCTGACGGGGTGGacctccttcgtgttgctgGGCATTACCACCACCAATCCACTAGATTGCGCTGTCGCAAAATAACTACGGCcatgaaactgcagcctctggtactgcagctatataatataatattgctATACATGTATTTGGAGTGTGATGAACTCTGCAGACTCTAGCTGGGCTTTAAGTCTTAGACCAATAATGTCCTGATAGTGAACGTTTCATTTTTTACCTCGGAAATAGTTCATAAAACATCTTCATTCAAGATCCACTCAATAGCCTTTTACAAGACTGTAATGTTCAATTaaaagctctggaaaaagctACTAAGTGGAGCTTGAAATGTTCTAATAATACTGTCAGTGGATTTCTCAGTGAAAAATAGATATTACACCCTGTAAAATTAAAGTGCATCCatgcagtaaaatgcaaataaTGTTGGTAGTGGTTTTGTGATTTTATATAGATGGTAAAATCTTTATTGTAGCAGAGAAACAGAATTTACTTTCTAACAACCTGCTGTGAAGTCtacagagaggagacagaggttAAGGTATCAGATGAAATGATgcagggatgaagggatgatgGATGAAGGAGGAAATGGAGGGGTAGAAATATATCCCATGTGACCTAGTTTCTTCCCTCGAGGTCAGACACACTCACGTATATCACACAAGTACAGATACAAGAGAAGATTgatctgttcacacacacacacacacacgtttacttGTGAAGACCAATACTGGCATAATATCACAACTAAGTGCACAACTTTAACACAAAGTCTAAGTGATATTTCTTATTGTCaataagaaaatagaaaaagccTTCGATCAACAACGTGTTCGTCCGTCTCCGTCAATACTTTGACTTTCCTactctgtctgtggctctccGCTCCAAGCCCACTGATGAAGACGAGACATCAGGTTGTGATAGGCACACAGTGCTTGCAGGTAGATACATTAATAGTTGGTTTGGATCTGCACATGGGATTTACTGACAATTAGAAAAGTATAGTATATCACCAGAATGATCCTTTCCCTTTTAGATTAAGAATAAGACAAGTCATGTGGAGACatgaagacaaaacagagaaCCAACAACTTCTGTTctgtttaataacattaacTAACACTGACACACGAGCCTCTTAAGAAGAAACCACTCAGTTTACACTCAAATAATATTCAAATGACCTGAATTTAATACAAGAGATGTTCTTATTGCCAACAGCAACAAATTGGAAGAGCTGCTCATATTCAACAATCCtattaaaacagaacagaactgaGAAACTGACTGGAATAGTACTGGTGATTTATTTTGCTGCAGTAACTCAACTTTTAAATCCCTGCACTCAGTGATGTGTGACTGCTTGAGTTGGACTCTCAGGttctttctctgcctcctctcctGTGTTTGTGCACGTTTTCctctgcaacaacaaaataatcagtGCACTCAGGCAAAAACATGACGGTCTTCAGGGTTCTCATAACAATGCTTctatcaaatgtgaaatgtcaCACCACACCGATCTCATTTTGATATAATACGCAGGGGTTTATGTCTTTGCCATGTCTTTCAGCTTTAGCCACGCTGCTGGCATTGGACGTCAGAAACAGTCAGGCTGTGCAGCATTTCTGACACAAAGCCAATAGTTGAAATTGCACATAACGGGACTCGCTAGGACCCTGAAAGAATCCCCCCCCACTTAAAACCACTGCTGTAACAATGAACAAACACTCCAAAACTATTCTCAGCTATTAGGcccaaatataaaatacatgtgTTCGGAGAGCTGAGCAGCTCAGCCAGAGGAGGACTCTACTGAGTATGTGCAATGATCCCAAAACTAACGCCTTAAAGAAAGCATTGTTCACTGGAATGACGGGGGCACCAACTTGGAgcactgtctgtctgctggatAAAACCAATCTCCAGAGGGTCTATCCTAATGAATTTGGTGATTGTCTGATTTTTCATCCGACTTCTCCAGCAGATCAGTTCAGTTCATGACAAGAAACTAATGATCTGTCATCAGCTGTACTATGAGATTAATGCTATAACATGCTGAATGTATACATTCGGTTTCACTCCTGTGTATCTAATAAGTTCCAgtctgaagacatttttacaatacaatTAGAACTTTTTGAGGTTACCATGGTTATTAAATATAGCCAAATATCAGCCATTTGCATATCGAAGAATCtggaaatgtattaaaaaatctCTACAACATGATTTTCTCTCCAGAATGACAACCCCGTTGATCCAGAGGAGGACATGGAGCTGACGCTGGAAGGAGGCGGCTTCCACCAAAATCCTCGAACCTCTTCCTGCTCCCTCACTTCCTCTCACCTCTCTGGCTATTATCGCCTTTGCCGGGggggaggaacaggaggaggaggagaaggactGGCCTGCCCggggggaggagaaggaggtagAGAAGTTGCAGGGGGTGATGTGAacgtggaggaggaagaggatgaggatggGGAGGAcggagagagaggacagaaggAGGACAGAGACCCACCTGtacccctccctcctctgctgagCCTGGCTCCTCTGCTGTCCAACAGCCAGGAGCTGGACAGCGGAGTGGGCCGGACCGACGACAGCACCCGCTACGAGGAGTCCTCCGAACACGACCTGCTGGGTGATCACACCAGTGCCTGTAACACCAACACCACCAACACACCAGGAAGCACCAGGAAGTTCAGACCGGGACCCAGCCCCAGGTAGGACAGAGATATTAAATCCAACCGTGTCATATCTTGAGTAGAGAACTATTTAGCAAGAAAACAGCTAAATATCCTAAACTCTTTAAACTGATTTCAACCATGATTTAGATTTTAGTATACCACAGCAAACCCCTCCATGTTTCCTATGCCCAGGCCTAGTCCAAGACCCAGCCCCGGCCTCGGCCCCAACCCCGGGCATGGCCGAGGAGACACCACCCCTCCTTTCCTCCACCTCCGAGACCTCCACCTTAGCTCCGACTCCCTCCCCGGCCCGGACTGGACAGCTGGAgtaggaacaggaggagcagcGTACAGcccccaccatcaccaccacaagGTATTTTAAAATGAGGTCTTGTTAAAAGGacaagtctggtgatattctacatttaatttattgtcatCAAATTCCATACAAACATGTATTGTTCTAACAAGTACTGTGCATGTATCGCAGCCTGATATCtgttcttcctctgagccatagaactccattgttgtccaagaACCTTTTATCACCTTGATCACACagtgtagtttattctgactcagtctcACAGACACGTCCTGCTGCCCCTAAATACTCACTAATGCACCACACATGGAATCATCCAacactgaaaatagtccccaacaattCCACTATGTCCttctgtttgagtaacatttgttAAAGACTAAAGTGGCCAGCTGATTTGGAAACGATTTAGCCTTTTTAAAAGTGAAACCTTTAGTTTTCAGAGCCAAGAGCCACAGACATtaaggaagtcagaaagtattgacgAAGATACACTAACACATCATTGATTTAGggcattttctattttcttattGGCAACATTGGTCTTTACAAGTAAACAGTTACGTTTGATTAAAAACTGCAGTGAGCAGCTGTTCTTGGAAATTACAGAGcctattttaaacaaacaatatatttgtGAAGTGTTTTTATAGATATACATCTTCAGTGGGAACCAGTGGGCTTGGACCTGAGGTTTGAACCACAGACAGCAAGTCAGAAAGTTTTAAGAGATAAAccaacacattgttggttttgggcttttcatgggatttgttgacgaaaaaaaaaaaaaatgcaatatagCTCGACTTCCTTTAACAACTTATAATGTCCCTAACGACTCCGATGGACTTCTAGGGGTAGCCTATGTACTGTACTTCAGCATTGAGAAAGACCATCAAGCTGTTATCTAGAGTGGTGCACTTCAGTTGGGCTGTCTGTCGTCTCATAGCAACAAGACCAGTGCTTCCATTGTGTTTAGTGCTGCTTGATAAAAAGAGATGAAACATTATACCAGCTGTAGGGATGCAGACATCTTTAAAAGCAAATGTTCCCTTTCAGTATGGTTGCTGTTTGGAcagcatttgtctttttttttttaagacattttgacaaatattcCTGTCAGTCATGTAACAAGACCGAGAGCCTACTGAAATGCTAGCTACTCTGTTGATCTGTATGCAGTTATTTGCTCTGGTAACTTGTATTTGGCATTTAATACACCAAAACTGTCATCAGTAGAATATTCAGTAATGAAAATACTAAGTACTTTAAGCTCAGAGAAAAATGGGAAGATAAGACTTGGCGAGTATTCACCACCACAGAGCtggatgttttatttaaaaatgatagaGACATGAAGCTAAATATTAGGAGATTGACTACTGtaataaatcacacacacacacacacagtatttaaTCAGCACTTTTCTCCAGTACAATTCTAGTTTTAAGTTATAATAACTCAAAACTATGAGAGATAGTGATTCCTGATGTTTCTGGCTTCTAAcgtctgacctctgacctgcagcactaccaccaccaccaccatcatcagccctctctgatgatgatgatgccgGGCCTGACGGAGGAGGAGTGCCAGCGATACCAGGAGCTGCTTGAGATCAAGTGCCAGTACGAGAGGAATAGCGAAAAACAGCAAAGAGAAGCAGTGAAAAAAGAACATGAAGACATCAAAGCAgagcaggaagagagaaaagaggcagagagggagggagaggtggaagCTTCTTCTGCCTTGGTGGTCGACGTGAACTGCAACGTGACGTTAAGTGAGCACGAGTTGGCGTTGATCGAGGAGGAGCTGCGCCACCTGGAGTTCAAGTGCCGCAACATCCTCCGGGCACAAAAGATGCAGCAGCTCAGAGAGAGATGTCTGAAAGCCtggatgatggaggaggagacGGTGGCAGCAGGAGCGGGGCGACCAGGCCCTGTAGAAGCAGGTAACCATGACAACTACTGACACAGGAACGTGTGAAAGAAATTCCCAAATCTGACATCCTGTCTTATTTGTTTAGTATCCTCGGAAATGTGAAATACATTCTCATATGTATTTTAAGACTTCTTTTTTTGAGAAATCTCGTTTCTAACTAAGAGGAAATGTTTGTATACCGGGGGTTCTGATTCTTGTTCTAGGCAAGAACATGAAgtgcattttccaaaatgttgaactatccATGAAAGACAACCAACCCTGTCtcctaaaaacaacatttaactactactagttttttttatcaacatgGTTAGGAAACCTACAGTGATTGAGTCTTAGATAAGTTTCCACTGCTGGCAAATAAAGCATGATTAATGTTTTCATAGTTTTGTTTAGGCAACTTGTTGCAacttaaatatacagtatgcaaACCTCAGTCTCCAGTGTTAAAAGGTACAGCACTTTGTATGCACACCGTGCACCCAGACTAAGCTACCTCATGAATACTGTTTCGTAAAAGAACTTGGTCACCCATTTCCTCCTGTAAGAGAGGCTTTCTTGATTAAATAAAGTTATATAACTATTACACTTCCTgcactagaaaaaaaaaatccagactGCAATTCTTTAAACACATTTAGTAAGTGGTTTGGGATATCAAGGTTGTCTAAGGTAAGGTGAAagtactttatttgtcacacacacatagcgAGATTCACCCTCCGCATTTAgcccatccctgaagggagcagtggaCAACTGATTGAAATGCAGTGTCTGGTCAAacagcactgactggagaacctaccgaacatgtttttgatggtttGAGAAACTGGAAATCCACGCAGACACCACACAGAGAGATTGTCCTGTTGAGTCCTGGATCTTTGTTTACTTTAAATAACTGCTGACCGGATAAAGGTGAAGCTGGGATTGAATCTCCAAAtgttaagtaaataaaaagtgtggATTGTAGTATcttgatgtttaaaaatgataattaaatgaataaaaacaaaaattcctTATTTTACAAGGttttgataatgataatgacGACGACCCTCATCGCCACGAGTTGTCAGCCATCAACGAGCTCCCAGAGAGAGAGCGATCGGACGACAAAGATAGCACCAGCGCCTACAACACCGGAGGGGAGAGCTGCAGGAGCACGCCGTTGGTCAGCACCGAGCAGATCCCGCCTTTACAAGAAGAGGAAGGTGATGGAGGGAGACGACTGAtgtccccacctcctcctcttcccctcagTCGCCTCCCCCCTCTGAACTCCCCCCTCACCCCACGGCGTCACGGTCGGgaacgagacagagagagacgccACTCTAATCTCAGCAGCTCTTTTTCCCCCAGCACTTACAGGAAGTACGAAACAGCCAGTGGAAATATGGCACATGGCTCAAGCTCCACCCCTTCTACACCCTCCAAGTTCAGGTCTCCTTCATGGTTTTGCTTTCACTGCTTTCTACACATCTTAGTACTTTAAACTCTGTAAAACTGCACGTAATATTGGATATTATCTGGGTTTGTTTGCATCATCAGGTCTCTGACCAGAGAGGCGGGGTCATCTTCAAGAAGGGGTGTGGCTGATGGAGGGCAGGGCTCCAGAGCAGGTACACAATGCGTGCTTCTCCAGTTGAAGCATTTCAAATGCCAACTCTGTGTTAACTGTTCTGTTACTGTGTTTTAATGAACCCACACAAAACCAGTCTGTGAATGTTGGTTCTTCGTCACAAGGAATAGTTCTGCGACCGTTTTAGTTGCCCACAAGTAGCCATTTATATGCAAAAGTTCCCTAATAGTGTCATTACCAGCAGCAGGACACTTAAAAGCCACAAAAAAAGGATAATTTTACAATCAAAGACAGACCACAGGAGTCTTcctttattttctctattaaacGCATGCAAACTTAGACGAGTGTCCAACATTTTTCCAACACACTGATTAGGAGtcatttggggttcagtgtctcaCTTGAGTAAAGATTCACACATGGACAAGTGCTGAGGATCCACCAATATTTTTGATGGCCAACTCACTCAACCTTTGATCCGTGTCATCGTAACAGAAGCAACAAACTGCTTTACTTAAAGTCTGCAGGACATTATTTAGCAGCATCGCAACTGAGGAGATGACCCAtgctaaatgtgtgttgaaGACACATGTTGCCAGGTTGCCTGCTTAAATTTTACTAATATACCATTATTGGACTGGGGGGGGGGATAAAATGCCTTTTGTTTCTCAGAAACGGCCACACTCAATGACAACAAAGGGTGAATCGcactgtataataataaatgttaacCAAGGTTTCTTAAATAATAACAAGTGCCACAAAGAAATCTCAGAGCTTCAATTAAAGCTTTTCAAATACGTCTGCCCATTGATTTAGATGCTCTCAGTCAAGGAGCAAACGTTTAAAGGAATCCTGTGGAGTGTTTGACCACAAGCACTAGAGCAACTTTTTGCTAAGTGTGTCCccattttctttgctttttctATGCTCATTACACAGGGATGCACTTGTAAACACAGAAGCAAGAGAGAGTGGTGCAACTCAGATTCCTGATGACTACACACAGAGGTAGTAGAGACGTGTAGTGCATCCAAGCAATAAAATACAGAGCCCCTAAGGACACgggcaaaaaaacccaaaacagatAGAATCTTGTGTACCAGAAAGTTTAGCAAAATCGAGTAAATCAATCTCGTTTCTCATGAACAACAAATACCATGGTGGGCAAGAGAAAACCTGATTTATCTCCTTAGGGGCACCgtaataaatatgaaaataagtGAAACTGCACTTAACCTCAAAAATTGCCATTGTCTGTTGTGAAAGGAGGCTATATCGTGTCCCTTGGTTTCATGTTTTCTGCTGATTGACTGGTGGTGCCCGTAACAAGCCAAGAAACAGCAATCTGTCAACACTGGGTGGAAGAAGTACACACTAGCTATGTCAACATGATTTGAGTGTTGGTTTCAAAATCAGCTTTTCAGATGCTTATGAAGAAGGAAATGCAATAACGTTGGACCTCAACGATGtacacaacatacagtatattggtGACACTGACTATAAAGATGTTTGTTAACAAGAAAACTTAAAAGAAAGAGACACTGTCCCTCTAACTGTGGGTTCATGGTTTATGTTCTGGTTTTTGATTACCCTTTTACTGTTATCACTGCAGCTAGAGCCACTGACAGACCTGGAGGAGGAAGCGCAGAGTCGAGTCCCTATTTCACCAGAAGACACCACAGCCACAATAAACCATTAGAGCGCTACCAGAGCTGCATGACCCTGCCATCTGAGGGCCTGGTGGACCCACTAGACCGAGTCAGAGACAGAGCGATGGCCGAGGGCGAGGAGAGGGGGATGGGCACAGGCAGCAGCGGCCCAGCCAGTCCCAGAAGTGTGAACAGCGCCCCATGTGGCCTGGAGGACCACCATACACGTGCCTCGCGGTTAGGACTGGCCTTACCGCTCGGGTTGACACACTCATCAACTGCCTCACCACAACGCATGGAGTGGAAGGTAAATATTGATCATACTGATGACAATAAAGACAAGTCAAGGTAACCAAGTGCTTGTAGCCAAGCCACCCTCCTGCTTTGACTAATATTAAATAGAATGATGATTGAAATGAACTGAACCTTCTTGGTAATCTATCACCGTCACCTCAGTATTGTTTgataaattttatttgtaactCCAAAATTTGTGAGTCGGCTGCCAAAAGTAGCCAATGAACTATGTCGCAGGAAAATCAAACCTAGAAGTCATTCCTTTGAAGACAGATTTACTCATTTTTTCAATATTTACAATGGCAAACATTTTGCATATATCTGGGCATTATTATCTTTTAACATTATGGTACCTAGTTTGAAATTGGTGGTTGTGTGTGTACAAGAGAGGCTGGAAtgagtaaaaaaagaaatacctTAAAACTATCTTGATATTGTGTTCAGCCATGTTAACCAGCCTTAATGTgcattaatattttatcataaaaAGTTTGAACGTGTATAACCCACAGTAATATATTTTCAAGGACCCCCTCCAACTGAGCCTGAGGAACCCAGCTTCATGTAGttatcaaattaaaacaatttccTTAAATCCAGCTTCAAGCCTTGAGGGTAGAAGGGAGCTAGAAAGCTGAGGACAAGCAGCAGCTCAAGAACAACGACTTCATAAAGCCAAGTGAAACCCCAGAGAGCTTAAAGGAAACATGCTGGATTACCTCCAAATGCACGCTTTTAGCAGGATGTTGGAAAACAGGCAATGGATTTTTTTCTCCTCGTGTCCAGGTAAAGATCCGGAGCGATGGCACTCGCTATGTGGCCAAGCGGCCGGTAAGGGATCGTCTCCTGAAGGCCAGAGCCATGAAGATCAGAGAGGAACGCAGCGGCATGACGACAGACGACGATGCTGCCAGCGAGATGAAACAGGTGAGTCTGCAATTGTAGATTATTGTATGAAAATAAAGTAACAGAAACAGACAGCTTTGCAATTCACTGAATTGTAGTGACAGTTTCAAAACACAGTGGCCTACAGCTGTTTCAAATGCTTTGCAAATTAATGTAcatatttaatgaaatatttaatatatttgatAAATACTGTactctatatacacacacacaatatagcTTACTGTAGGTCAAATAATAATTAGGATATAGCTTTAATCAGAATTGTGCTGTGTCCATAGTGGAAATTGGCTATTAATCCACAGCTTGCACTGGTTTCAGtgcatttttacatgtttaacaACCTGAAAATAAACTGGAGGCTCTCAATGCCCAGCTGAAGTATGAAAAACAATATTCATATTCCCCCTATGTTATCATGTATGAAAAGACCCAAATGTAACAGTGTAAGCGGACTACTTGATTACTATAAGTACattatttaaacagcatttggAGAGGAATGATTCTGTCCCAAGCTTTTGGATCCATATACGCAGCTGATTTCTGTAACCGTGATCGCTATAAGCGCTTTGCACTGTACTTATATCTCAATTTATCATTATTTACTTAACTTATTGAGAACAAAGTCACTTTAATCCCTTATTTCTAAACCAGGACCACGTACAGTGTGACAAACCCATTAATCCACTGCTAAACGTCTTCCAAAATGTGCTCCAACAGGGACGCTACTGGagcaaagaggagaggaagcagcagctgctgagAGCCAGAGAGTACAGACGAAGACGGGAGTTCATGATGCAGAGCCGCCTGGACTACCTCAAAGGAGACAGGTAGAGTACAAAAAGTCCAGTTCAATCCAAAATTTTAACGAGGGCTAACCCGTAGCTTCCTTTTCGCTTGGTGTGAAAAAGGCTTTTGTTACGGTAGAATGGGCTTTCCTCTTACATGCACTGAAAATACTTGAAGGATTCATAGCTGCAGCATTAAGAGCTGACAAAGACGTTATTGGTGTATGGGGGTGGGGGTTGTGAACACAAATTACTTCAGTATGCAGATGATTACTTATTATACCCTGGGGTCTCTATACCTTTTagttttaaacaataaaatctaATTGTCAAAGAGAACCTATAGAATGGGAAAAGGCTGAGGATCAGCTTTAAGAAGCTGTGTAATCCTTAGGAAAAGGGCGGTATGGTACTCCCAGAAGAGGAAATATATAatctttgtattttaaaatagcaAGTTAGCTAGGCACTGGGCAGAATAGGATTCCCACTTGGATTGGATAAATATAGAGAAGCCTATAACAGCTCCTTTCAACCCCCCACTGGCCCTCTTACAGACAAGACAAAGAAACCCTGTGTTTAAGTATTCCCAGTGGGTGTGGTCTGAAGGGCATGGAATGATAGGGGAACCTCAATACAGACAGGTTTATTCTTCCATAACCCTCAAGTCCTGATAGGGaggaaaaaatttttttttaaacttaattaCAAGTAAAGAAAAAGATGACTGAAAGGCTCAACTTTGCACACAGCTTGGGTTATGAGGTTGGACCGCTGTGAGAACACAGACTATATTACGGTAATtgtataaaagtatgttttgtttgagtcagtgtatatatatatatatatatatatatatatatatatatatttttttaaatagattttaGTTTCAGGTTGATTTacgtagtttttttttatttttatttttttttatttaaacctaGGGGTCATTAGGACCTAATTTGTGGTCACTGTGAAGAACTACAACTTTACCCA
It encodes:
- the LOC123974599 gene encoding PDZ domain-containing protein 4-like; translation: MGCNMCVVKRPEEQYRIMFQLPLSLQKAFDSLRPMDRHGNVKVRGRRPSQLPLDRPQNSQEPLHQPGSVRKSHRRKGTLVCSGNGTGSSSIYSVAMVAIPDCIDNATQTDISFQNILTLGRNRGHHHHHDRGGGTSSPPPPPPSPPLPHLVGPYGINEFCVFEYNDPDDYFDVSNHEVDRQEDLEYEEVELYKSSQQEKLGLTVCYRTEDEEDLGIYVGEVNPNSIAAKNGRIREGDRILQINGVDIQNREEAVAILSREDSINFSLLLARPDIENDNPVDPEEDMELTLEGGGFHQNPRTSSCSLTSSHLSGYYRLCRGGGTGGGGEGLACPGGGEGGREVAGGDVNVEEEEDEDGEDGERGQKEDRDPPVPLPPLLSLAPLLSNSQELDSGVGRTDDSTRYEESSEHDLLGDHTSACNTNTTNTPGSTRKFRPGPSPRPSPRPSPGLGPNPGHGRGDTTPPFLHLRDLHLSSDSLPGPDWTAGVGTGGAAYSPHHHHHKHYHHHHHHQPSLMMMMPGLTEEECQRYQELLEIKCQYERNSEKQQREAVKKEHEDIKAEQEERKEAEREGEVEASSALVVDVNCNVTLSEHELALIEEELRHLEFKCRNILRAQKMQQLRERCLKAWMMEEETVAAGAGRPGPVEAGFDNDNDDDPHRHELSAINELPERERSDDKDSTSAYNTGGESCRSTPLVSTEQIPPLQEEEGDGGRRLMSPPPPLPLSRLPPLNSPLTPRRHGRERDRERRHSNLSSSFSPSTYRKYETASGNMAHGSSSTPSTPSKFRSLTREAGSSSRRGVADGGQGSRAARATDRPGGGSAESSPYFTRRHHSHNKPLERYQSCMTLPSEGLVDPLDRVRDRAMAEGEERGMGTGSSGPASPRSVNSAPCGLEDHHTRASRLGLALPLGLTHSSTASPQRMEWKVKIRSDGTRYVAKRPVRDRLLKARAMKIREERSGMTTDDDAASEMKQGRYWSKEERKQQLLRAREYRRRREFMMQSRLDYLKGDRDTLSSSTGGAEDPGSSQTTHLHPQHDSPSNNILLLSQKKIMKKRNRRILDNWITIQELLAHGSRSPDGKKIYNPLLSVTTV